A DNA window from Actinomadura coerulea contains the following coding sequences:
- a CDS encoding ArnT family glycosyltransferase translates to MTSLSAEPGRPAAPTAEAAPGRFGALRRRWLLAAVVSVLLAQMGAAMVTTAVQQSPTVDEPVYISTGVVYLREHDLRHNAEHPPLGKLVIGAGAVLAGPHLRASFTGSDYRLGRQFLYRWGNDPQRMLLAGRLPVIALTLLFGLVVFAFARDLAGPAGGLTALALYAFSPDVIAHGSLATLDVPTAGLLLTSVWLLWRARRGPRLCLPLAGAALGGAVATKMSALPALPVLLVLAAVSVWTSRPPRRPVATAVLSAAGVGVLAVAVVWASYLAVDPRLRWAAPADLPSVGGPRGLAVGWLPFPRPFQDGMRAQFGFEDMRWTGFLFGDVYRGSRWYYLPAALLVKTPLGMLVLWAAGVAATAALPRLRPAAPYLLAPTAVLLAVAMTGSRDLGVRYAIVVPVFLAVAAGGAVLYPWRWARAATVALLMFVAVSSLRTFPYYLPYSNEAFGGPSRTHLRLHDSNVDWGQDLGRLADRLRERYPGEPVWLVFKGSGVPSAYGIRARDPLTAPPGDVRGLLVVSDSWLVKNDPRLTPLIRTSEPIDEVGHSVTIFRRPAPRP, encoded by the coding sequence GTGACCTCGCTGTCCGCGGAGCCCGGACGGCCCGCGGCGCCTACGGCGGAGGCGGCGCCGGGCCGGTTCGGCGCACTGCGCCGGCGGTGGCTGCTCGCGGCGGTCGTCTCAGTACTGCTCGCCCAGATGGGCGCCGCGATGGTCACGACCGCCGTGCAGCAGAGCCCGACCGTCGACGAGCCCGTCTACATCAGCACGGGCGTGGTGTACCTGCGCGAGCACGACTTGCGCCACAACGCCGAGCACCCGCCGCTCGGCAAGCTGGTCATCGGGGCGGGCGCGGTGCTCGCCGGGCCGCACCTGCGCGCCTCCTTCACCGGCAGCGACTACAGGCTCGGAAGGCAGTTCCTGTACCGGTGGGGCAACGACCCTCAGCGGATGCTGCTCGCGGGGCGGCTCCCCGTCATCGCGCTGACCCTGCTGTTCGGGCTGGTCGTGTTCGCGTTCGCCCGCGACCTCGCCGGGCCGGCCGGCGGCCTGACCGCACTGGCCCTCTACGCCTTCTCCCCCGACGTCATCGCGCACGGGTCGCTGGCCACGCTGGACGTCCCCACGGCCGGTCTCCTGCTGACGTCGGTGTGGCTGCTCTGGCGCGCGAGGCGCGGGCCGCGGCTCTGCCTGCCGCTCGCCGGGGCGGCGCTCGGCGGGGCCGTGGCGACCAAGATGAGCGCGCTGCCCGCGCTGCCGGTCCTGCTCGTCCTGGCGGCGGTGTCGGTCTGGACGTCCCGCCCGCCGCGCCGTCCCGTGGCGACCGCCGTGCTGTCGGCGGCCGGCGTCGGCGTCCTGGCCGTCGCGGTGGTGTGGGCGAGCTACCTCGCGGTGGACCCGCGCCTGCGCTGGGCCGCGCCCGCCGACCTGCCGTCCGTCGGCGGGCCGCGCGGCCTCGCCGTCGGCTGGCTGCCGTTCCCCCGGCCCTTCCAGGACGGGATGCGCGCGCAGTTCGGTTTCGAGGACATGCGGTGGACCGGCTTCCTGTTCGGTGACGTCTACCGGGGCTCCCGCTGGTACTACCTGCCGGCCGCGCTGCTGGTGAAGACGCCCCTGGGGATGCTCGTCCTGTGGGCGGCGGGCGTCGCCGCGACGGCGGCGCTGCCCCGGCTGCGTCCGGCCGCGCCGTACCTTCTCGCGCCCACGGCCGTCCTGCTGGCGGTGGCGATGACCGGGTCCCGCGACCTCGGCGTCCGCTACGCCATCGTCGTCCCGGTCTTTCTGGCGGTGGCGGCGGGCGGAGCGGTCCTCTACCCGTGGCGGTGGGCCAGGGCCGCGACGGTGGCACTGCTGATGTTCGTCGCGGTCAGCTCGCTGCGCACCTTCCCCTACTACCTGCCGTACTCCAACGAGGCGTTCGGCGGACCGTCCAGGACCCACCTGCGCCTGCACGACTCCAACGTCGACTGGGGACAGGACCTCGGGCGGCTCGCCGACCGCCTCCGGGAGCGGTACCCGGGCGAGCCGGTCTGGCTGGTGTTCAAGGGCAGCGGCGTCCCGTCCGCCTACGGCATCCGCGCGCGGGACCCGCTCACCGCGCCGCCCGGCGACGTGCGCGGGCTGCTGGTCGTCTCCGACAGCTGGCTCGTCAAGAACGACCCGCGGCTGACGCCCCTGATCCGCACCAGCGAGCCGATCGACGAGGTCGGGCACTCCGTCACCATCTTCCGCCGGCCCGCTCCGCGCCCGTAG
- a CDS encoding sulfatase → MGCRVRGGGRTWEDDLTTDSRLERITEPTGAGEAGERPRRRRAAARAVTGAAFLLVLVALVAPAEFARLAPGAFVRVPIEGVAGVALILVLPARARRYAAGAAGAVLGLLLVLKVLDIGFDAVLVRPFDLVLDWPLLGPAVEFVKESSGQAGAVAAAVLAVVLAVGAVVLTALSTLRLSGVAVRHRRSASCAAGVLGTVWLACAALGAQFVHGVPVASRSAAVLAYDHARQVRTSLNDREEFARAAAVDRFRGTPSGKLLTGLRGKDVVLAFVESYGRSAVESPEYAPQVGAVLDEGTRRLGKAGFFARSGWLTSSTAGGGSWLAHATLLSGLWVNNQQRYRALVNSDRLTLNGAFHRADSRTVALMPAITRAWPEASFYGYDKVYDDRNLGYRGPRFSFATMPDQYTLSTLQRTELAKDDRAPVMAETALVSSHAPWASVPRLVPWEQVGDGSVFNGMGKGYDAPWPAPGRIRAEYRASIEYTLNTLVSYLETYGDKDTVLVFLGDHQPAPLITGPGASRDVPITIVAKDGAVLDRISGWGWQDGLRPGRETPVWPMSAFRDRFLTAFGG, encoded by the coding sequence GTGGGGTGTCGCGTACGCGGCGGGGGCCGAACCTGGGAGGACGACCTGACCACCGACAGCCGCCTGGAGCGGATCACAGAACCCACCGGTGCGGGCGAGGCCGGCGAGCGGCCGAGACGGCGGCGTGCGGCGGCGCGGGCGGTGACCGGCGCCGCGTTCCTGCTCGTGCTGGTCGCGCTGGTCGCGCCGGCCGAGTTCGCCCGGCTTGCTCCGGGAGCGTTCGTGCGCGTCCCGATCGAGGGCGTCGCCGGCGTCGCGCTGATCCTCGTGCTCCCGGCCAGGGCGAGGCGGTACGCGGCAGGGGCGGCGGGGGCGGTCCTCGGGCTGCTGCTCGTGCTGAAGGTGCTGGACATCGGGTTCGACGCGGTGCTCGTCCGGCCGTTCGACCTGGTGCTGGACTGGCCGCTGCTGGGGCCGGCCGTGGAGTTCGTCAAGGAGTCGTCCGGGCAGGCGGGGGCGGTCGCGGCCGCCGTGCTGGCGGTGGTGCTGGCGGTCGGTGCGGTCGTGCTGACGGCGCTGTCGACGCTGCGCCTGAGCGGCGTGGCCGTCCGGCACCGGCGCTCGGCGTCCTGTGCCGCCGGTGTGCTGGGGACCGTCTGGCTCGCCTGCGCCGCCCTCGGGGCGCAGTTCGTCCACGGTGTGCCGGTGGCGTCCAGGAGCGCGGCGGTCCTCGCCTACGACCACGCGCGCCAGGTCCGGACGAGCCTGAACGACCGGGAGGAGTTCGCCAGGGCCGCCGCCGTGGACAGGTTCCGCGGCACGCCGTCCGGCAAGCTGCTGACCGGGCTGCGCGGCAAGGACGTCGTCCTGGCGTTCGTGGAGAGCTACGGGCGGTCGGCGGTGGAGAGCCCGGAGTACGCGCCGCAGGTCGGGGCGGTCCTCGACGAGGGGACCCGGCGGCTCGGCAAGGCGGGGTTCTTCGCGCGCAGCGGCTGGCTCACGTCCTCCACGGCGGGCGGCGGAAGCTGGCTGGCGCACGCCACGCTGCTGTCGGGGCTGTGGGTCAACAACCAGCAGCGGTACCGCGCCCTGGTGAACAGCGACCGGCTGACGCTGAACGGGGCGTTCCACCGCGCGGACTCCCGGACGGTCGCGCTCATGCCGGCGATCACCCGGGCCTGGCCGGAGGCGTCCTTCTACGGGTACGACAAGGTCTACGACGACCGGAACCTCGGCTACCGCGGCCCGCGCTTCAGCTTCGCCACGATGCCCGACCAGTACACCCTGTCGACGCTCCAGCGCACCGAGCTGGCGAAGGACGACCGGGCGCCGGTGATGGCGGAGACGGCGCTGGTGTCGAGCCACGCCCCGTGGGCGTCCGTGCCGCGGCTCGTCCCGTGGGAGCAGGTCGGCGACGGCTCCGTCTTCAACGGGATGGGCAAGGGCTACGACGCGCCATGGCCCGCGCCCGGCCGCATCCGCGCCGAGTACCGGGCATCGATCGAGTACACGCTGAACACGCTTGTCTCCTACCTGGAGACCTACGGCGACAAGGACACCGTGCTGGTCTTCCTCGGCGACCACCAGCCCGCGCCGCTCATCACGGGCCCGGGCGCGAGCCGGGACGTCCCGATCACCATCGTGGCGAAGGACGGCGCCGTCCTTGACAGGATCTCCGGATGGGGCTGGCAGGACGGCCTGCGCCCCGGCAGGGAGACCCCGGTATGGCCGATGAGCGCGTTCCGCGACCGTTTCTTGACCGCGTTCGGAGGCTGA